The following proteins are encoded in a genomic region of Musa acuminata AAA Group cultivar baxijiao chromosome BXJ2-11, Cavendish_Baxijiao_AAA, whole genome shotgun sequence:
- the LOC135627354 gene encoding UPF0481 protein At3g47200-like produces the protein MEIDDGTVGDKSWVVEIDGQSKKIDPLIENKQWSKQSIYRVPACIKKLNTEVYTPQIVSFGPYHHGENDLMPMEEHKHRALLHFLKKAKKPFHEFMAAMEAEFERLQEAYQSLDERWKDKESFLRLMILDGCFMLEIMRVKTQKSSDHGYAYDDPVFSESGIHHNVPYIKRDMMMIENQLPLLVLDQLVLVEGLHRTAEKYVDELMQRFWEWNSTASLGQRLHPLGVLHSGLLKPCGQKNRDPKTPKMDTIIRSAVELHEAGIRFKTSESDSLLDIWFDNGVLSLPKLTVDDNTKYMFLNLMAFERLHVRAGNDVTSFVCFMDHIIDSAKDINLLHYKGIILNAVGSDEAAAELCNRLTKDVVLDPSSSLGKVQNDVKNYIQNDWRRHRANLRHTYFTSPWTTLSLMAAIVLLILTVLQTIYTMLQFHLSA, from the exons ATGGAGATTGACGATGGGACCGTGGGAGACAAAAGCTGGGTGGTGGAGATCGATGGCCAGTCCAAGAAAATCGATCCACTAATCGAGAACAAACAATGGTCGAAGCAGTCCATATACAGGGTTCCTGCTTGCATAAAAAAATTGAACACAGAGGTCTACACGCCCCAGATCGTCTCCTTCGGCCCGTACCACCATGGCGAGAATGACCTCATGCCGATGGAGGAGCACAAGCACAGAGCACTGCTCCACTTCCTCAAGAAAGCAAAGAAGCCTTTCCACGAGTTCATGGCCGCCATGGAGGCTGAGTTTGAGCGACTGCAAGAGGCTTATCAGAGCCTCGACGAGCGATGGAAGGATAAGGAATCGTTCCTGCGGCTGATGATCCTCGATGGCTGCTTCATGCTCGAGATAATGCGCGTCAAGACGCAGAAGTCCTCCGACCATGGCTACGCGTACGATGATCCCGTCTTTAGCGAAAGTGGCATTCACCACAACGTGCCCTACATAAAGCGAGATATGATGATGATCGAGAATCAACTGCCTCTGCTGGTTTTGGACCAACTGGTTCTCGTTGAGGGTCTTCATCGCACG GCGGAGAAGTACGTAGACGAGCTGATGCAAAGATTCTGGGAGTGGAATTCCACGGCGAGCCTGGGGCAGCGCCTCCACCCCCTTGGCGTGCTCCACAGCGGCCTGCTGAAACCCTGCGGGCAGAAGAACAGGGATCCCAAGACGCCGAAGATGGACACGATCATCCGGTCGGCGGTTGAGCTGCACGAGGCCGGCATCCGCTTCAAGACGAGCGAGTCCGACAGCCTCCTTGACATCTGGTTCGATAACGGTGTCCTCAGCCTGCCGAAACTTACAGTCGACGACAACACCAAGTACATGTTCCTCAACCTCATGGCGTTCGAGCGCCTCCACGTCCGCGCCGGCAACGACGTCACCTCCTTCGTCTGCTTCATGGACCACATCATCGACTCCGCCAAGGACATCAACCTGCTGCACTACAAGGGGATCATCCTGAACGCGGTGGGAAGCGACGAGGCCGCCGCCGAGCTGTGCAACCGCCTGACCAAGGACGTGGTACTCGACCCCAGCAGCAGCCTCGGCAAGGTCCAAAACGACGTCAAAAATTATATCCAGAATGATTGGAGAAGGCATCGGGCCAACCTCAGACACACCTACTTCACGAGCCCATGGACCACCCTCTCACTCATGGCCGCCATCGTCTTGTTGATTCTCACGGTGCTGCAGACCATTTACACCATGTTGCAG